The following proteins come from a genomic window of Salvia hispanica cultivar TCC Black 2014 chromosome 4, UniMelb_Shisp_WGS_1.0, whole genome shotgun sequence:
- the LOC125222577 gene encoding general transcription and DNA repair factor IIH helicase subunit XPD-like yields MKFQIEDITVYFPYDNIYPEQYSYMLELKRALDAKGHCLLEMPTGTGKTIALLSLITSYVLAKPANPVKLLYCTRTVHEMEKTLAELRFLHDFQVKELGPSARILALGLSSRKNLCVNPRVVSAENRDSVDAACRKLTASWVRATAIENPDVPKCDFFESYEKAASDAVLPPGVYTLQDLRVFGKQKGWCPYFLARRMVQFANVVVYSYQYLLDPKVAGIISKEMQRETVVVFDEAHNIDNVCIEALSVNVRTQTLDGASRNLSRMSQEIERLKATDAGRLRAEYNRLVDGLAQRGDLPNGDTWLANPALPDDILKEAVPGNIRRAEHFLSVLRRFVQYLKGRMQTENVEKEGPVTFVASINSQVGIDQKMLKFCYDRLHSLMLTLEITDTDEFLHIQTICDLATLVGTYTRGFSIIIEPFDERMPHIPDPVLQLCCHDASLAIKPVFERFQSVVITSGTLSPIDLYPRLLNFNPVVSRSFTISLTRDCICPMVLTRGSDQLPVSTKYDLRSDPGVEKNYGKLLLEMASVVPDGIVCFFVSYSYMDGIVSSWNESGILKEIMKHKLVFIETHDVVETTLALDNYRIACDSGRGAVFFSVARGKVAEGIDFDRHYGRLVIMFGIPFQYTLSRILLARLEYLRETFQIKEGDFLTFDALRQAAQCVGRVIRSKADYGMMIFADKRYSRHDKRSKLPSWILSHLRDAHLNLSTDMAVHIAREFLRKMAQPYDKSGAMGKRTLLSQEDLEKMVNGVEEMVF; encoded by the exons ATGAAGTTCCAAATCGAAGACATAACCGTATACTTTCCGTACGACAACATCTACCCGGAGCAGTACTCGTATATGCTGGAGCTGAAGCGCGCCCTCGACGCCAAGGGCCACTGCCTTCTCGAGATGCCGACCGGCACCGGAAAAACAATCGCGCTCCTCTCTCTGATCACCAGCTACGTCCTCGCCAAGCCGGCCAATCCGGTGAAGCTCCTCTACTGCACCCGCACGGTGCACGAGATGGAGAAAACCCTAGCCGAATTGAGGTTTCTGCACGATTTTCAGGTGAAGGAATTGGGGCCGTCGGCGAGGATTCTGGCGTTGGGGCTCTCGTCGAGGAAGAACTTGTGCGTCAATCCTCGCGTTGTCTCGGCGGAGAATCGCGATTCGGTGGATGCTGCTTGTAGGAAGCTCACGGCGAGCTGGGTTAGGGCAACTGCGATTGAGAATCCTGATGTTCCGAAGTGTGATTTTTTCGAGAGCTATGAGAAGGCTGCTTCTGATGCGGTGTTGCCTCCTGGAGTTTATACGTTGCAG GATTTAAGGGTGTTTGGGAAGCAAAAAGGGTGGTGCCCGTACTTTCTAGCACGCCGTATGGTTCAATTTGCAAATGTAGTGGTATATAGTTATCAGTACCTGCTTGATCCGAAAGTTGCTGGGATCATATCGAAGGAGATGCAGAGGGAGACCGTTGTGGTGTTTGATGAGGCCCATAATATTGACAATGTGTGCATTGAGGCACTAAGTGTTAATGTGAGGACGCAGACACTTGATGGGGCGTCACGGAATCTGAGTAGGATGTCCCAGGAGATTGAGAG GTTAAAGGCAACCGATGCTGGTCGACTGCGTGCAGAGTACAACAGGCTTGTTGATGGTTTGGCACAAAGGGGGGACCTTCCTA ATGGTGACACATGGCTAGCAAATCCTGCCTTGCCTGATGACATACTAAAGGAAGCAGTACCTGGAAATATAAGGCGCGCAGAGCACTTTTTGTCAGTTTTGCGTAGGTTTGTACAATATCTTAAAGGGCGAATGCAAACGGAAAATGTTGAGAAGGAGGGGCCTGTTACATTTGTTGCATCAATCAATTCACAAGTAGGAATTGACCAGAAAATGCTGAAGTTTTGTTATGATCGACTTCACTCTCTTATGTTAACCTTGGAGATTACCGACACAGATGAATTTCTCCACATCCAAACAATCTGTGATCTGGCAACTCTTGTGGGGACCTACACTCGTGGATTTTCTATTATAATTGAACCTTTTGATGAAAGGATGCCACACATACCTGATCCTGTTCTTCAG CTTTGTTGTCATGATGCTTCTCTTGCCATAAAGCCTGTATTTGAGCGATTTCAGTCAGTTGTTATTACATCTGGGACACTGAGCCCCATTGATCTATACCCCCGTCTTCTCAATTTCAATCCTGTGGTGAGCCGAAGCTTTACAATATCCTTAACTAGGGATTGCATATGCCCAATGGTTCTCACTCGTGGAAG TGATCAGCTTCCAGTGAGCACAAAATATGATCTTAGAAGTGACCCTGGTGTAGAGAAAAATTATGGCAAACTTTTGCTGGAAATGGCATCTGTTGTTCCAGATGGAATCGTGTGCTTTTTTGTCAGTTATTCTTACATGGATGGAATTGTTAGTAGTTGGAATGAATCTGGCATTCTAAAG GAAATTATGAAACATAAACTGGTTTTCATAGAGACCCATGATGTTGTTGAAACTACACTTGCGTTAGACAATTATCGTATCGCTTGTGATTCTGGAAGAGGTGCCGTCTTTTTCTCAGTAGCcag GGGAAAAGTAGCAGAAGGTATAGATTTTGATAGACATTATGGCCGACTTGTTATCATGTTTGGCATCCCATTTCAGTATACATTGAGCAG AATATTACTAGCACGATTGGAGTATTTACGGGAAACTTTCCAGATAAAGGAGGGTGATTTTTTGACATTCGATGCTTTG AGGCAAGCTGCCCAATGTGTCGGACGAGTTATCAGGTCAAAAGCAGATTATGGGATGATGATTTTCGCTGACAAGAG ATATAGTCGTCACGACAAGCGCTCGAAGCTGCCTAGTTGGATACTTTCACATCTACGCGATGCACATCTGAACTTGAGTACCGACATGGCTGTGCATATTGCACGAGAG TTCTTGAGGAAGATGGCTCAGCCGTACGATAAGAGTGGAGCGATGGGTAAAAGAACCCTTCTTTCACAAGAAGACTTGGAGAAGATGGTCAATGGAGTTGAAGAAATGgtgttttga
- the LOC125222578 gene encoding transcription factor BHLH42 isoform X2, whose product MAEPPRSRLQSSLQAAVQAVQWTYSLFWQFCPQQGVMVWSDGCYNGAIKTRKTVQAAEESEEEAMRQRSEQLRELYECLAGGEAERRPSAALSPEDLTESEWFYLMCVSFSFPPGIGLPGKAYVDRQHIWLTRANKADSTLFSRTILAETVVCIPLLDGVVELGTTEKVQDDIGLVQRVKGFFANCQNPNPPRPAPSGHSTSNPTSSSPGYHSLTLPMPFPPSQMAEEEEEEEEMEEEEEEEEVGSDSDQVGGPTPPNQNLVEAMHLDMSDQDIRVGSPDDSSNNLGSNFHHLTVTKRGTSSEQGGFDRDVTMHRWPCKDPIITGSFRSPHSADLITEEDTHYSQTVSSLLENQSNRWSTLSSTNTAAFTKWLPEPATSTSTHHRRDLLLDGASQGVLKYVLFTVPLLHAKPRDASASARRGPQDELSGNHVLAERRRREKLNERFVVLRSMVPFVTKMDKASILADTIEYLKQLKRRIQQLEAESERNARRREKCRLRTDMSKRPKVGATVEVSIIESDALVDISCVDKSGLLLDLMQMLRDLGLHVTTAHSSINNGTFNAELRAKVVESAHGRRPSITEVKTAISVLI is encoded by the exons ATGGCTGAGCCGCCGCGAAGCCGGTTACAGAGCTCGTTGCAGGCGGCAGTTCAGGCCGTGCAATGGACTTATAGCCTCTTCTGGCAATTCTGCCCTCAACAAGG AGTGATGGTGTGGAGCGACGGATGCTACAACGGGGCGATAAAGACGAGGAAGACGGTGCAGGCGGCCGAGGAGAGCGAGGAGGAGGCGATGCGGCAGCGGAGCGAGCAGCTGAGGGAGCTCTACGAGTGCCTCGCCGGGGGAGAGGCCGAGCGGAGGCCCTCGGCCGCCCTTTCGCCGGAGGATTTGACGGAGTCGGAGTGGTTCTACTTGATGTGTGTCTCCTTCTCGTTTCCACCGGGAATAgg GTTACCTGGGAAGGCATATGTAGATAGGCAGCACATATGGCTTACAAGAGCAAATAAAGCCGATAGCACACTCTTCTCTAGAACTATTCTTGCTGAG ACAGTGGTATGCATTCCTCTTCTGGATGGGGTGGTGGAACTTGGGACAACAGAGAag gTTCAAGATGACATTGGATTGGTCCAACGTGTCAAAGGCTTTTTTGCCAATTgtcaaaaccctaaccctccAAGGCCGGCTCCATCGGGCCACTCGACTTCTAACCCAACCTCCTCCAGCCCCGGTTATCACTCTCTGACATTGCCTATGCCATTTCCACCATCTCAAATGgcggaggaagaagaagaggaagaggaaatggaagaagaagaagaagaagaggaagttgGGTCTGACTCGGACCAAGTAGGCGGTCCCACTCCACCTAATCAAAATCTTGTTGAAGCAATGCATCTTGATATGTCCGACCAGGATATTAGGGTTGGATCACCGGATGATAGCTCGAATAATTTAGGCTCGAATTTCCACCATCTCACCGTCACTAAACGAGGAACTTCGTCAGAGCAGGGTGGCTTCGATAGGGATGTAACGATGCATAGATGGCCGTGCAAAGACCCCATCATCACCGGAAGCTTCCGATCACCGCATTCAG CCGATTTAATAACGGAAGAAGACACCCACTATTCACAGACAGTGTCAAGCCTCCTCGAAAACCAGTCAAACCGGTGGTCCACGCTGTCCTCCACCAACACCGCCGCCTTCACCAAGTGGCTCCCGGAACCGGCCACCTCTACTTCCACCCACCACCGCCGCGACCTACTCCTCGATGGCGCCTCCCAGGGGGTCCTCAAATACGTACTCTTCACCGTCCCACTCCTTCACGCCAAGCCCCGCGACGCCTCTGCCTCCGCGCGCCGCGGCCCACAAGACGAGCTCAGCGGCAACCACGTGCTGGCGGAGAGGCGCCGCCGCGAGAAGCTGAACGAGCGCTTCGTCGTGCTGCGGTCCATGGTGCCGTTCGTGACGAAGATGGACAAGGCGTCGATCCTCGCCGACACCATCGAGTACCTCAAGCAGCTCAAGAGGCGGATTCAGCAGCTCGAGGCGGAGAGCGAGAGGAACGCCAGGCGGCGGGAGAAGTGCAGGCTCAGGACGGACATGAGCAAGAGGCCGAAGGTCGGGGCAACCGTGGAGGTGTCGATCATAGAGAGTGATGCATTGGTGGATATTTCATGCGTGGATAAAAGTGGATTGTTGCTGGATTTGATGCAAATGCTTCGAGATTTAGGTTTACATGTCACCACTGCTCATTCTTCCATCAATAATGGCACTTTCAATGCTGAATTGAGAGCTAAG GTGGTGGAGAGTGCACACGGCCGGAGACCGAGCATCACAGAGGTGAAAACAGCGATAAGTGTACTTATCTAa
- the LOC125222578 gene encoding transcription factor BHLH42 isoform X1 — MAEPPRSRLQSSLQAAVQAVQWTYSLFWQFCPQQGVMVWSDGCYNGAIKTRKTVQAAEESEEEAMRQRSEQLRELYECLAGGEAERRPSAALSPEDLTESEWFYLMCVSFSFPPGIGLPGKAYVDRQHIWLTRANKADSTLFSRTILAESAKIQTVVCIPLLDGVVELGTTEKVQDDIGLVQRVKGFFANCQNPNPPRPAPSGHSTSNPTSSSPGYHSLTLPMPFPPSQMAEEEEEEEEMEEEEEEEEVGSDSDQVGGPTPPNQNLVEAMHLDMSDQDIRVGSPDDSSNNLGSNFHHLTVTKRGTSSEQGGFDRDVTMHRWPCKDPIITGSFRSPHSADLITEEDTHYSQTVSSLLENQSNRWSTLSSTNTAAFTKWLPEPATSTSTHHRRDLLLDGASQGVLKYVLFTVPLLHAKPRDASASARRGPQDELSGNHVLAERRRREKLNERFVVLRSMVPFVTKMDKASILADTIEYLKQLKRRIQQLEAESERNARRREKCRLRTDMSKRPKVGATVEVSIIESDALVDISCVDKSGLLLDLMQMLRDLGLHVTTAHSSINNGTFNAELRAKVVESAHGRRPSITEVKTAISVLI; from the exons ATGGCTGAGCCGCCGCGAAGCCGGTTACAGAGCTCGTTGCAGGCGGCAGTTCAGGCCGTGCAATGGACTTATAGCCTCTTCTGGCAATTCTGCCCTCAACAAGG AGTGATGGTGTGGAGCGACGGATGCTACAACGGGGCGATAAAGACGAGGAAGACGGTGCAGGCGGCCGAGGAGAGCGAGGAGGAGGCGATGCGGCAGCGGAGCGAGCAGCTGAGGGAGCTCTACGAGTGCCTCGCCGGGGGAGAGGCCGAGCGGAGGCCCTCGGCCGCCCTTTCGCCGGAGGATTTGACGGAGTCGGAGTGGTTCTACTTGATGTGTGTCTCCTTCTCGTTTCCACCGGGAATAgg GTTACCTGGGAAGGCATATGTAGATAGGCAGCACATATGGCTTACAAGAGCAAATAAAGCCGATAGCACACTCTTCTCTAGAACTATTCTTGCTGAG AGTGCTAAAATACAG ACAGTGGTATGCATTCCTCTTCTGGATGGGGTGGTGGAACTTGGGACAACAGAGAag gTTCAAGATGACATTGGATTGGTCCAACGTGTCAAAGGCTTTTTTGCCAATTgtcaaaaccctaaccctccAAGGCCGGCTCCATCGGGCCACTCGACTTCTAACCCAACCTCCTCCAGCCCCGGTTATCACTCTCTGACATTGCCTATGCCATTTCCACCATCTCAAATGgcggaggaagaagaagaggaagaggaaatggaagaagaagaagaagaagaggaagttgGGTCTGACTCGGACCAAGTAGGCGGTCCCACTCCACCTAATCAAAATCTTGTTGAAGCAATGCATCTTGATATGTCCGACCAGGATATTAGGGTTGGATCACCGGATGATAGCTCGAATAATTTAGGCTCGAATTTCCACCATCTCACCGTCACTAAACGAGGAACTTCGTCAGAGCAGGGTGGCTTCGATAGGGATGTAACGATGCATAGATGGCCGTGCAAAGACCCCATCATCACCGGAAGCTTCCGATCACCGCATTCAG CCGATTTAATAACGGAAGAAGACACCCACTATTCACAGACAGTGTCAAGCCTCCTCGAAAACCAGTCAAACCGGTGGTCCACGCTGTCCTCCACCAACACCGCCGCCTTCACCAAGTGGCTCCCGGAACCGGCCACCTCTACTTCCACCCACCACCGCCGCGACCTACTCCTCGATGGCGCCTCCCAGGGGGTCCTCAAATACGTACTCTTCACCGTCCCACTCCTTCACGCCAAGCCCCGCGACGCCTCTGCCTCCGCGCGCCGCGGCCCACAAGACGAGCTCAGCGGCAACCACGTGCTGGCGGAGAGGCGCCGCCGCGAGAAGCTGAACGAGCGCTTCGTCGTGCTGCGGTCCATGGTGCCGTTCGTGACGAAGATGGACAAGGCGTCGATCCTCGCCGACACCATCGAGTACCTCAAGCAGCTCAAGAGGCGGATTCAGCAGCTCGAGGCGGAGAGCGAGAGGAACGCCAGGCGGCGGGAGAAGTGCAGGCTCAGGACGGACATGAGCAAGAGGCCGAAGGTCGGGGCAACCGTGGAGGTGTCGATCATAGAGAGTGATGCATTGGTGGATATTTCATGCGTGGATAAAAGTGGATTGTTGCTGGATTTGATGCAAATGCTTCGAGATTTAGGTTTACATGTCACCACTGCTCATTCTTCCATCAATAATGGCACTTTCAATGCTGAATTGAGAGCTAAG GTGGTGGAGAGTGCACACGGCCGGAGACCGAGCATCACAGAGGTGAAAACAGCGATAAGTGTACTTATCTAa
- the LOC125222578 gene encoding transcription factor BHLH42 isoform X3: MVWSDGCYNGAIKTRKTVQAAEESEEEAMRQRSEQLRELYECLAGGEAERRPSAALSPEDLTESEWFYLMCVSFSFPPGIGLPGKAYVDRQHIWLTRANKADSTLFSRTILAESAKIQTVVCIPLLDGVVELGTTEKVQDDIGLVQRVKGFFANCQNPNPPRPAPSGHSTSNPTSSSPGYHSLTLPMPFPPSQMAEEEEEEEEMEEEEEEEEVGSDSDQVGGPTPPNQNLVEAMHLDMSDQDIRVGSPDDSSNNLGSNFHHLTVTKRGTSSEQGGFDRDVTMHRWPCKDPIITGSFRSPHSADLITEEDTHYSQTVSSLLENQSNRWSTLSSTNTAAFTKWLPEPATSTSTHHRRDLLLDGASQGVLKYVLFTVPLLHAKPRDASASARRGPQDELSGNHVLAERRRREKLNERFVVLRSMVPFVTKMDKASILADTIEYLKQLKRRIQQLEAESERNARRREKCRLRTDMSKRPKVGATVEVSIIESDALVDISCVDKSGLLLDLMQMLRDLGLHVTTAHSSINNGTFNAELRAKVVESAHGRRPSITEVKTAISVLI, from the exons ATGGTGTGGAGCGACGGATGCTACAACGGGGCGATAAAGACGAGGAAGACGGTGCAGGCGGCCGAGGAGAGCGAGGAGGAGGCGATGCGGCAGCGGAGCGAGCAGCTGAGGGAGCTCTACGAGTGCCTCGCCGGGGGAGAGGCCGAGCGGAGGCCCTCGGCCGCCCTTTCGCCGGAGGATTTGACGGAGTCGGAGTGGTTCTACTTGATGTGTGTCTCCTTCTCGTTTCCACCGGGAATAgg GTTACCTGGGAAGGCATATGTAGATAGGCAGCACATATGGCTTACAAGAGCAAATAAAGCCGATAGCACACTCTTCTCTAGAACTATTCTTGCTGAG AGTGCTAAAATACAG ACAGTGGTATGCATTCCTCTTCTGGATGGGGTGGTGGAACTTGGGACAACAGAGAag gTTCAAGATGACATTGGATTGGTCCAACGTGTCAAAGGCTTTTTTGCCAATTgtcaaaaccctaaccctccAAGGCCGGCTCCATCGGGCCACTCGACTTCTAACCCAACCTCCTCCAGCCCCGGTTATCACTCTCTGACATTGCCTATGCCATTTCCACCATCTCAAATGgcggaggaagaagaagaggaagaggaaatggaagaagaagaagaagaagaggaagttgGGTCTGACTCGGACCAAGTAGGCGGTCCCACTCCACCTAATCAAAATCTTGTTGAAGCAATGCATCTTGATATGTCCGACCAGGATATTAGGGTTGGATCACCGGATGATAGCTCGAATAATTTAGGCTCGAATTTCCACCATCTCACCGTCACTAAACGAGGAACTTCGTCAGAGCAGGGTGGCTTCGATAGGGATGTAACGATGCATAGATGGCCGTGCAAAGACCCCATCATCACCGGAAGCTTCCGATCACCGCATTCAG CCGATTTAATAACGGAAGAAGACACCCACTATTCACAGACAGTGTCAAGCCTCCTCGAAAACCAGTCAAACCGGTGGTCCACGCTGTCCTCCACCAACACCGCCGCCTTCACCAAGTGGCTCCCGGAACCGGCCACCTCTACTTCCACCCACCACCGCCGCGACCTACTCCTCGATGGCGCCTCCCAGGGGGTCCTCAAATACGTACTCTTCACCGTCCCACTCCTTCACGCCAAGCCCCGCGACGCCTCTGCCTCCGCGCGCCGCGGCCCACAAGACGAGCTCAGCGGCAACCACGTGCTGGCGGAGAGGCGCCGCCGCGAGAAGCTGAACGAGCGCTTCGTCGTGCTGCGGTCCATGGTGCCGTTCGTGACGAAGATGGACAAGGCGTCGATCCTCGCCGACACCATCGAGTACCTCAAGCAGCTCAAGAGGCGGATTCAGCAGCTCGAGGCGGAGAGCGAGAGGAACGCCAGGCGGCGGGAGAAGTGCAGGCTCAGGACGGACATGAGCAAGAGGCCGAAGGTCGGGGCAACCGTGGAGGTGTCGATCATAGAGAGTGATGCATTGGTGGATATTTCATGCGTGGATAAAAGTGGATTGTTGCTGGATTTGATGCAAATGCTTCGAGATTTAGGTTTACATGTCACCACTGCTCATTCTTCCATCAATAATGGCACTTTCAATGCTGAATTGAGAGCTAAG GTGGTGGAGAGTGCACACGGCCGGAGACCGAGCATCACAGAGGTGAAAACAGCGATAAGTGTACTTATCTAa